In Clostridium swellfunianum, a genomic segment contains:
- the dapD gene encoding 2,3,4,5-tetrahydropyridine-2,6-dicarboxylate N-acetyltransferase gives MEYNLTDPYEIARYIKEAKKTTPVKAYVSGNLKGSNFGSIDVYGSEGFYILFGESNEVTNFILNNKGKIEKFKLENDRRNSAIPLMDILDIEARIEPGAIIRDKVSIGKNAVIMMGAVINIGAEIGEGTMIDMNAVVGARGKIGKRVHLGAGAVVAGVLEPPSKEPCIVEDDVLIGANAVILEGVKIGKGSVVAAGSVVTEDVPAGVVVAGTPAKIVKTVDEKTKGKTEILDDLRK, from the coding sequence ATGGAATACAATTTAACAGATCCTTATGAAATTGCACGCTACATAAAGGAAGCAAAAAAGACTACTCCTGTAAAAGCCTATGTATCAGGTAATCTTAAAGGCAGTAACTTCGGCAGCATAGATGTTTATGGCAGCGAAGGATTTTACATACTATTTGGAGAAAGCAATGAAGTTACAAACTTTATATTAAACAACAAAGGAAAAATAGAAAAGTTCAAACTTGAAAATGATAGGAGAAATTCAGCTATACCACTAATGGATATTTTAGATATAGAAGCTAGAATAGAACCTGGCGCTATTATAAGAGATAAAGTATCCATTGGAAAAAATGCAGTAATAATGATGGGTGCTGTAATAAATATAGGAGCTGAAATTGGTGAAGGTACCATGATTGATATGAATGCAGTTGTAGGTGCTAGAGGCAAGATAGGGAAAAGAGTTCACTTAGGTGCTGGAGCAGTAGTTGCAGGCGTTCTTGAACCACCAAGCAAAGAACCTTGCATAGTTGAGGATGATGTACTTATTGGAGCAAATGCTGTAATACTTGAAGGTGTTAAGATAGGAAAAGGCTCAGTAGTTGCTGCAGGTTCAGTAGTTACAGAAGATGTTCCTGCTGGAGTTGTAGTAGCTGGAACTCCTGCTAAAATAGTAAAAACAGTAGACGAAAAAACAAAAGGAAAAACTGAAATACTTGATGATCTTAGAAAATAA
- a CDS encoding single-stranded DNA-binding protein, whose protein sequence is MDNLMLNNKIYLEGQIGSDLQFSHEMYGEGFYTFNLEVPRLSDAKDILSVTVSERLIGGMELKAGSEVIVEGQLRSYNKFVDGANRLILSVFARNVEFCIEKSKNPNQIFLDGYICKQPVYRTTPFGREIADMLLAVNRSYNKSDYIPTIAWGRNSRFCQGLQVGDNIRVWGRLQSREYEKKVSETETIKKIAYEVSISKMEKVGKDSPSLEDANAESILEELED, encoded by the coding sequence ATGGATAATTTAATGTTAAACAATAAGATTTATTTGGAGGGCCAGATAGGCTCTGACCTCCAATTTAGCCACGAGATGTACGGTGAAGGATTTTATACCTTTAATCTTGAAGTCCCAAGGTTAAGCGATGCTAAAGATATTTTAAGCGTGACAGTTTCAGAAAGACTTATAGGAGGAATGGAACTTAAGGCAGGAAGTGAAGTAATAGTAGAAGGACAATTAAGATCCTATAATAAGTTTGTAGATGGAGCAAACAGACTTATACTTTCGGTTTTTGCAAGGAATGTGGAGTTTTGTATAGAAAAGAGCAAAAATCCAAATCAAATATTCCTTGATGGTTATATATGCAAGCAGCCCGTTTACAGGACAACTCCTTTTGGAAGAGAAATTGCTGACATGCTGTTGGCAGTTAACCGTTCCTATAATAAATCTGACTACATACCAACAATAGCTTGGGGAAGAAATTCTAGATTCTGCCAGGGACTTCAAGTTGGTGATAATATCAGGGTATGGGGAAGATTGCAAAGCAGAGAATACGAAAAGAAAGTATCTGAAACTGAAACTATTAAGAAAATAGCCTATGAAGTTTCAATCTCAAAGATGGAAAAGGTAGGTAAGGATTCTCCATCATTAGAGGATGCTAATGCAGAAAGCATCTTAGAAGAGTTAGAAGATTAA
- the pdaB gene encoding polysaccharide deacetylase family sporulation protein PdaB, with protein MKDLSTKRFILALMLLAASSFIAIGLNYKNMGVFRLVHKKVPIYSVDTKEKKIALTFDISWGEDTTAKILDILDKYNVKATFFLVGGWIDNNGELVKEMAKRGHELGNHTNKHPNMSNISKERLIEEIMLCDSKIMKLTGQGTKLFRCPEGSYNDTVLDTVQSLGRYTIQWDVDSIDWKEHGPSIEYNRVMKKTKPGSILLFHNTAKYTPETLPQLIDKLQQDGYSFVKVSDLIYKDNFYIDASGKQISK; from the coding sequence ATAAAAGATTTAAGCACTAAAAGATTTATATTAGCTTTAATGTTACTAGCAGCAAGTTCATTTATAGCAATAGGGCTAAACTACAAGAATATGGGTGTTTTTAGACTAGTACATAAAAAAGTGCCAATTTATTCGGTAGATACAAAGGAAAAGAAAATAGCCTTAACCTTTGATATAAGCTGGGGTGAAGATACTACAGCAAAAATTCTTGATATTCTTGACAAATATAATGTTAAGGCAACTTTTTTTCTTGTAGGAGGGTGGATTGATAACAACGGGGAACTGGTTAAGGAAATGGCTAAAAGAGGACATGAACTTGGAAATCATACTAATAAGCATCCTAATATGAGCAATATATCTAAGGAAAGGCTTATAGAAGAAATAATGCTTTGCGATTCAAAAATAATGAAGCTTACTGGGCAAGGTACTAAACTTTTTAGGTGCCCTGAGGGCTCTTATAATGATACTGTTTTGGATACGGTTCAAAGTTTAGGACGTTATACAATTCAGTGGGACGTAGACAGCATTGATTGGAAAGAACACGGACCAAGTATTGAATATAATAGAGTTATGAAAAAGACCAAGCCTGGCTCAATATTGTTGTTTCATAATACTGCAAAATATACGCCTGAAACTTTGCCGCAGTTAATTGATAAACTTCAACAAGATGGATATAGTTTTGTTAAGGTATCAGATTTAATTTATAAGGATAATTTCTACATCGATGCTTCAGGAAAGCAGATATCGAAATAA
- a CDS encoding alpha/beta-type small acid-soluble spore protein, translating to MALGSSGSRRTQLVPEVHKILDNMKYEIAEELDLGVHQGSEDYWGSVSSKNCGRVGGEMVKRLISLAEKELLNGK from the coding sequence ATGGCATTAGGATCATCAGGCAGCAGAAGAACTCAATTGGTTCCAGAAGTTCATAAAATACTAGACAATATGAAGTATGAAATTGCAGAAGAATTAGATCTTGGAGTACATCAAGGTTCCGAAGATTATTGGGGTTCCGTATCCTCAAAAAACTGCGGCCGTGTTGGCGGAGAAATGGTTAAACGACTTATAAGTCTGGCCGAAAAAGAATTATTAAATGGAAAATAA
- a CDS encoding DUF4364 family protein: MFGDTSELAENKLLLLYIFDKIKLPISNIQITQIILENNFINYFTLHQYISELVASKFLEYAGEESKHRLVITETGSKVLSMFGERLSKNKIETIDKYLKSNLEKIKKEVTVSADYTIENDNNYIVNLKAMENKIILIDLKVNVPTNKQARELCSKWKNNSAELYNNIMRQLID; encoded by the coding sequence ATGTTTGGAGATACTTCAGAATTAGCAGAAAACAAATTGCTCTTGCTTTATATTTTTGATAAAATAAAGCTTCCAATTTCAAATATACAAATAACGCAAATTATACTAGAGAATAATTTTATAAACTACTTCACTCTTCACCAATACATATCAGAGCTTGTAGCATCAAAGTTTCTAGAATATGCTGGTGAAGAATCCAAGCATAGACTAGTCATAACTGAAACAGGCTCGAAAGTTCTATCAATGTTTGGAGAAAGACTTTCAAAAAATAAAATAGAAACAATTGATAAATACTTGAAATCAAACTTGGAAAAAATCAAGAAAGAAGTTACTGTATCTGCTGACTATACTATAGAAAACGACAATAATTATATAGTAAACCTAAAGGCAATGGAAAATAAAATAATACTTATAGACCTAAAAGTAAATGTTCCTACTAATAAGCAGGCTCGTGAACTTTGCAGCAAATGGAAAAATAACTCAGCAGAACTCTACAATAATATAATGAGGCAGTTAATAGATTAG
- a CDS encoding YncE family protein, translating to MSSLFICNTSSDYISQINLAEFYEERRIPLGVDKISRIGPQGICAYKDKLLVANSYNNSLSILDMAQMMQIEEYFIGMHCNGVEVSEDNAYVVCGELNSIIIFNLTKKKIIEEIPCGSFPYSISIDKTKGFIAVANMHSDSITLIDCRNKENILNIRSSNYPTKAVFDESSQFILVAESNMGIKSNGTLSIIELNGLKRVGKIKVGNSPVDIFTEKNYCYVSNLGDGTISIVDIKNLKEIKRIKTGGMPRAIIKHEEYIYVSDSYNDIILQLNLKNGNKKVISVGKEPTAMTIY from the coding sequence ATGAGTAGTTTGTTCATATGCAATACTTCTTCAGATTACATTTCGCAAATCAATTTAGCTGAGTTTTATGAAGAAAGAAGAATACCCTTAGGTGTGGACAAGATTAGCAGGATTGGACCGCAAGGAATATGTGCATATAAAGATAAACTTTTAGTTGCTAATAGTTACAACAACAGCCTGTCTATATTGGACATGGCTCAGATGATGCAGATAGAAGAGTATTTTATTGGTATGCATTGTAATGGGGTTGAAGTTTCCGAAGATAATGCCTATGTTGTATGCGGAGAGCTTAATAGTATCATTATCTTCAATTTAACTAAAAAGAAAATAATTGAAGAAATTCCTTGTGGAAGCTTCCCATACAGCATAAGTATTGACAAAACAAAAGGATTTATTGCTGTTGCTAATATGCACAGTGATAGTATAACTCTTATAGATTGCAGAAACAAAGAAAATATCTTGAACATAAGGTCTTCGAATTATCCGACAAAGGCAGTTTTTGATGAAAGTTCACAGTTTATATTAGTAGCAGAAAGCAATATGGGAATAAAGAGTAATGGGACCTTAAGCATTATAGAGCTAAACGGTTTAAAAAGGGTTGGTAAGATAAAGGTAGGCAACTCCCCGGTTGATATTTTTACTGAGAAAAATTACTGTTATGTATCAAATCTTGGAGATGGAACAATAAGTATTGTGGATATTAAAAATTTAAAGGAAATTAAAAGGATAAAAACAGGAGGCATGCCAAGAGCTATTATAAAGCATGAGGAATATATTTATGTAAGTGACAGCTATAATGATATAATACTGCAGCTAAATCTTAAAAATGGAAACAAAAAAGTCATTTCCGTAGGAAAAGAACCTACAGCAATGACTATATACTAA
- a CDS encoding bifunctional folylpolyglutamate synthase/dihydrofolate synthase, giving the protein MNYYEAMTYIKNTSKFGSNLGLERTEKVLELLDNPHKKLRCIHIAGTNGKGSTTAMLTEILKKAGYKVGMYTSPYLEEFEERIQINGANISKVDLSRIVTRVAEAVNKVLELGYEHPTEFEIITCAMFLYFHEVKVDYAVVEVGLGGRLDSTNVITPILSIITSISYDHMKILGDTLDKIAYEKAGIIKSGVPVIVYPQELDSLRVIKKVAEEKCSKIIEVPNECAKLNALDETGKNRITQTVLIRTDKQSYDIELSLLGIHQLLNCAVSVFAAEELIKQGINISEQNIISALRKVKWPGRLEVINQDPLVVIDGAHNIDGIKKLTESIERYFSYEKVVLILGILADKQVKEMIDTIVPKAYKVIAVTPNSERAELASELAEEIKKINSNVQVIENYEQAYKEAFSYCNNKDLLLISGSLYMIGDMRKIVVRH; this is encoded by the coding sequence ATGAATTATTATGAAGCAATGACTTACATAAAAAACACTTCCAAGTTTGGCAGTAATCTTGGCCTTGAGAGAACTGAAAAGGTATTGGAGCTTTTAGATAATCCGCATAAAAAACTTAGGTGCATACATATAGCAGGAACAAATGGTAAAGGCTCAACCACTGCTATGCTTACTGAGATTCTAAAGAAAGCAGGCTATAAGGTTGGCATGTATACTTCTCCTTATCTTGAAGAATTTGAAGAGCGGATACAGATTAATGGAGCCAACATATCAAAGGTCGACTTAAGCAGAATAGTTACAAGGGTAGCGGAAGCAGTGAATAAGGTTTTAGAGCTTGGATATGAACATCCTACTGAATTTGAAATTATAACTTGTGCTATGTTTTTGTATTTTCATGAAGTGAAGGTAGATTATGCTGTGGTGGAAGTTGGTCTTGGAGGAAGGCTAGATTCTACCAATGTTATTACTCCAATTTTAAGCATAATTACTTCTATAAGCTATGATCATATGAAAATATTAGGGGATACTCTAGATAAGATAGCCTATGAAAAGGCAGGAATTATAAAATCGGGAGTGCCCGTGATAGTTTATCCCCAAGAGTTGGATAGCCTACGGGTTATAAAAAAAGTTGCAGAAGAAAAGTGTTCTAAGATAATTGAAGTTCCTAATGAATGCGCAAAATTAAATGCTTTAGATGAAACAGGCAAAAACAGAATCACTCAGACAGTATTAATAAGAACGGATAAACAGAGCTATGATATAGAACTATCGCTTTTAGGAATACATCAGCTTCTAAACTGTGCTGTTTCGGTTTTTGCAGCAGAAGAATTAATTAAGCAGGGAATAAATATTAGCGAGCAAAATATAATATCAGCACTGAGGAAAGTTAAATGGCCAGGAAGGCTAGAAGTTATAAATCAAGATCCGCTAGTGGTTATAGACGGTGCTCATAACATAGACGGAATTAAAAAGCTTACTGAAAGTATAGAAAGGTACTTTAGCTATGAAAAAGTAGTTCTAATACTGGGTATCCTTGCAGATAAGCAAGTGAAGGAAATGATAGATACTATAGTGCCAAAAGCATATAAGGTCATAGCGGTAACACCAAACTCTGAAAGAGCAGAGCTTGCTAGTGAATTGGCTGAAGAAATAAAAAAGATTAATTCTAATGTTCAGGTTATAGAAAACTACGAACAAGCCTATAAAGAGGCGTTCTCCTATTGTAATAATAAGGATTTACTGCTTATATCAGGTTCGCTATACATGATTGGAGATATGAGAAAGATAGTTGTAAGGCATTAA
- a CDS encoding valine--tRNA ligase, producing MEETKNIATTYSPKEFEEKIYKTWEEKGYFTPKVDKEKKPYTIVMPPPNITGKLHLGHALDNTIQDFLIRVKRMQGYSTLWLPGEDHASIATEVKVENELLKQGLKKKEMGRDAFLEKVWEWTDEYRERIRQQLKKMGASADFTREAFTMDENLNKAVRTVFVKLYNEGLIYQGNRITNWCPKCKTALSDAEIEYDEQNGHFWHIKYQVVGTGEFIEIATTRPETMLGDTAVAVNPKDERYTHLVGKTLMLPLVNREIPIIADDYVDLEFGTGAVKITPAHDPNDYQVGKRHNLPEINMMNDDGTINHQGGKYTGMDRYEARKAIIKDLEEQGFLVKIKDHVHNVSTHDRCGTTIEPMISKQWYLKMEGLAKPAIEVVKDKKVKFVPERFEKIYFNWMENIQDWCISRQLWWGHRIPVWYCKDCGEMIVAEETPASCSKCSSEKLEQENDVLDTWFSSALWPFSTLGWPNETEDLKYFYPTSTLVAGYDIIFFWVARMIFSGLHNMKEIPFDTVLMHGIIRDANGVKMSKSLGNGVDPLDIIDQYGADALRFMLIAGNSLGNDVRFQQEKVEAARNFANKIWNASRFVMMNLDRDLMEKYKDVKEYTLADKWMLSRLNTVVREITDNIEKFELGIASQKIYDFIWTEFCDWYIELVKPVFYGTDERQKGIAYNVLYKTLTTSLQLLHPVMPFITEEIYTHLGAEYESITISKWPEYEENLNDNEAEQMMGYIIDAIRSIRNVRAEMNVPPSRKAKLMAYVAAEAKEAFESGKIYFEKLASASELDLLAFKEGIPENAVSVVTSGAEIYIPLLDLIDREKELERLSKEKSKLKAEIDRVEKKLSNERFVSKAPADVVEEEKAKGEKYKEMLKAVMQRIESLN from the coding sequence ATGGAAGAAACAAAAAATATTGCAACGACCTATAGCCCTAAAGAATTTGAAGAAAAAATTTATAAGACTTGGGAGGAAAAAGGATATTTTACTCCAAAAGTTGATAAAGAAAAGAAGCCTTACACAATTGTGATGCCACCTCCAAATATAACAGGAAAGCTGCATTTAGGGCATGCCCTAGACAACACTATTCAAGATTTTTTGATAAGAGTTAAAAGAATGCAGGGTTACAGTACTCTATGGCTTCCAGGAGAGGACCACGCCAGTATAGCTACTGAAGTTAAGGTGGAAAACGAGCTTTTAAAGCAGGGTTTAAAAAAGAAGGAAATGGGCAGAGATGCCTTTCTGGAAAAAGTTTGGGAATGGACTGACGAGTACAGAGAGAGAATAAGACAGCAGCTTAAGAAAATGGGAGCTTCAGCAGACTTTACAAGAGAAGCCTTTACAATGGATGAAAACTTAAACAAAGCTGTTAGAACCGTATTTGTTAAACTGTACAATGAAGGCTTAATTTATCAGGGAAACAGAATAACCAACTGGTGCCCAAAATGTAAGACTGCTCTTTCAGATGCTGAGATAGAATATGATGAGCAGAACGGACATTTCTGGCATATAAAGTATCAGGTAGTTGGCACAGGAGAGTTTATTGAGATTGCAACAACCCGTCCTGAGACCATGCTTGGAGATACAGCTGTTGCAGTGAATCCAAAGGATGAAAGATACACTCATCTTGTAGGAAAAACATTGATGCTTCCTTTAGTAAACAGGGAAATTCCAATAATAGCAGATGATTATGTAGATTTGGAGTTTGGAACAGGAGCAGTTAAGATAACACCAGCTCATGATCCTAACGACTATCAGGTAGGAAAGAGGCACAATCTTCCTGAAATCAATATGATGAACGATGATGGAACCATCAACCATCAAGGTGGCAAGTACACTGGCATGGACAGATACGAAGCTAGAAAAGCTATCATTAAGGATCTAGAGGAGCAGGGCTTCCTTGTAAAGATAAAAGACCATGTTCACAATGTAAGTACTCATGACAGATGCGGCACAACCATTGAGCCAATGATTTCAAAGCAGTGGTATTTAAAGATGGAAGGTCTTGCAAAGCCTGCTATCGAAGTTGTAAAGGATAAAAAAGTAAAGTTTGTTCCAGAGCGCTTTGAAAAGATTTATTTCAACTGGATGGAAAATATACAGGATTGGTGCATATCAAGACAGCTTTGGTGGGGACACAGAATACCGGTTTGGTACTGCAAGGACTGCGGTGAGATGATAGTTGCTGAAGAAACTCCAGCTAGCTGTTCAAAGTGCAGCAGTGAGAAACTTGAGCAGGAGAATGATGTTTTGGACACCTGGTTCAGTTCAGCACTATGGCCTTTCTCAACACTAGGCTGGCCAAATGAAACAGAGGACCTTAAGTATTTCTACCCAACAAGCACGCTGGTAGCTGGTTATGATATCATATTTTTCTGGGTAGCAAGAATGATATTCTCAGGGCTGCATAATATGAAGGAAATTCCTTTCGATACTGTTTTAATGCATGGAATAATAAGAGATGCTAACGGTGTTAAGATGTCAAAATCCTTAGGCAATGGTGTAGATCCTCTTGACATCATAGATCAGTATGGTGCAGATGCACTTAGGTTTATGCTTATAGCAGGAAATTCCCTAGGCAACGATGTAAGATTCCAGCAGGAGAAGGTTGAAGCAGCAAGAAACTTTGCAAACAAGATTTGGAATGCTTCAAGATTCGTTATGATGAATCTTGATAGAGACCTTATGGAAAAGTATAAGGATGTTAAAGAATATACTTTAGCTGATAAGTGGATGCTTTCAAGATTAAATACAGTAGTTAGAGAGATAACTGATAATATAGAAAAGTTTGAGCTTGGTATAGCATCACAAAAAATATATGATTTTATATGGACAGAATTCTGCGATTGGTATATAGAATTAGTTAAGCCAGTATTCTATGGAACTGATGAAAGGCAAAAGGGTATAGCTTATAACGTACTTTACAAGACATTAACTACAAGCTTGCAGCTTTTGCATCCAGTAATGCCGTTTATAACTGAAGAAATATATACTCATCTTGGTGCAGAATACGAGTCAATCACGATATCAAAATGGCCAGAGTATGAAGAAAATCTGAATGATAATGAAGCAGAGCAAATGATGGGATATATCATCGATGCTATAAGAAGTATAAGAAATGTAAGAGCAGAAATGAATGTACCACCATCAAGAAAAGCAAAGCTTATGGCGTATGTAGCAGCAGAAGCAAAGGAAGCATTTGAATCAGGAAAAATTTACTTCGAAAAACTAGCTTCAGCTTCAGAGCTTGATTTATTAGCTTTTAAGGAAGGAATTCCTGAAAACGCTGTATCAGTAGTAACTTCAGGTGCTGAAATATATATTCCTCTTCTTGACTTAATAGATAGGGAAAAAGAACTTGAAAGATTGAGTAAGGAAAAATCTAAGCTTAAAGCCGAAATAGACAGAGTAGAGAAAAAGCTTTCAAATGAAAGATTTGTAAGCAAGGCTCCAGCTGATGTTGTTGAAGAGGAAAAAGCAAAGGGTGAAAAGTATAAAGAAATGCTTAAGGCTGTAATGCAAAGAATTGAAAGCTTAAATTAA
- a CDS encoding CAP domain-containing protein yields the protein MKRKIYVFALGLSLIFTASCTPRQKSFINNKLPNNGQITGHSQPIQGIESSVSKIGDIQKVKVIVDKANITSGCGSNTSVLQSAAKNNTLDVVSQVSDWFAVKLPNNQIGFVPKSQAKPIVVENKTPQITTDASGSGAAPSQASGGVTNSTAPKTPSAQTNSSTLTSQEQEMLKLINQARAQNNVSPLQIDMQVTNVARVKAQDMIDNNYFSHNSPKYGSPFDMLKAFGVSYVEAGENIAGNQTIQNAHNALMNSPGHRKNILNPDYTHIGLGIRNGGPYGNMFSQMFVSKPK from the coding sequence GTGAAAAGAAAAATTTATGTTTTTGCATTAGGCTTATCCTTAATTTTTACTGCTTCCTGTACTCCTCGGCAAAAAAGTTTTATAAACAACAAACTGCCTAACAATGGACAAATAACTGGACATAGTCAGCCTATTCAAGGCATAGAGTCTTCAGTCTCTAAAATTGGCGATATTCAAAAGGTGAAAGTTATAGTCGATAAAGCAAATATTACCTCTGGCTGTGGAAGCAATACTTCAGTGCTTCAGTCAGCAGCAAAAAATAATACCCTTGATGTTGTAAGCCAAGTATCCGACTGGTTTGCAGTAAAGCTTCCAAACAATCAGATTGGTTTTGTTCCTAAGTCACAGGCAAAGCCAATAGTAGTAGAAAATAAAACTCCTCAAATTACTACTGATGCCTCCGGTTCAGGAGCTGCCCCCTCACAAGCTTCAGGCGGGGTTACCAATTCAACGGCTCCTAAAACTCCTAGTGCACAAACAAATTCAAGCACCTTAACTTCCCAGGAGCAGGAAATGCTTAAGTTAATTAATCAGGCAAGAGCGCAAAATAATGTTTCACCTCTTCAAATAGATATGCAGGTAACAAATGTTGCTAGAGTAAAAGCTCAGGATATGATTGATAATAATTATTTCAGTCATAATTCTCCAAAGTATGGGAGCCCTTTCGATATGCTTAAAGCCTTTGGTGTAAGTTATGTAGAAGCTGGCGAAAATATAGCAGGAAATCAAACCATTCAAAACGCTCACAATGCCCTCATGAATTCACCGGGGCATAGAAAAAACATACTAAATCCAGATTACACTCATATTGGTCTTGGAATAAGAAATGGCGGTCCTTATGGAAATATGTTTTCACAAATGTTTGTCAGCAAGCCTAAATAG
- the aroD gene encoding type I 3-dehydroquinate dehydratase produces MNTVKIRNVVIGEGIPKICVPIVGKTKHQIIREALKLENMHVDIVEWRVDYFEDALEVEKIKEVLFELTSVLNNIPLLFTLRTANEGGKKEIHKNEYVKINKIISVSGLVDLMDVEVLTGDEEVADIIKTAQASGVKVIASNHDFEKTPVKNEIIHRLRKMQELGADILKIAVMPKSKLDVLELMTSIVKANEEYIDRPIVAVAMSDLGVVTRFIGEMFGSSLTFGSVGQSSAPGQIESDALYEALQITHKILNNKPVSEF; encoded by the coding sequence ATGAACACAGTAAAAATTAGAAATGTAGTGATAGGCGAAGGTATTCCTAAAATTTGTGTGCCTATTGTGGGAAAAACAAAGCATCAAATAATAAGAGAGGCCTTAAAACTTGAAAATATGCATGTAGATATTGTGGAATGGCGCGTAGACTATTTTGAAGATGCTTTAGAGGTAGAAAAAATTAAAGAAGTTTTATTTGAATTAACTTCTGTTTTAAATAATATTCCACTTTTATTTACACTTCGAACAGCTAATGAAGGGGGAAAAAAAGAAATACATAAAAATGAATATGTGAAAATTAATAAAATTATTTCTGTATCAGGTTTGGTTGATTTGATGGATGTTGAAGTTCTCACAGGTGATGAGGAAGTTGCGGATATTATCAAAACAGCACAGGCTTCAGGAGTAAAGGTTATTGCTTCCAATCATGATTTTGAAAAAACTCCTGTTAAAAATGAAATTATACATAGGCTAAGGAAGATGCAGGAACTAGGAGCTGATATTTTAAAAATAGCAGTGATGCCTAAATCAAAATTAGATGTGCTGGAATTGATGACGTCCATAGTAAAAGCGAATGAAGAATATATTGACAGGCCTATAGTGGCAGTAGCAATGTCAGATTTAGGCGTTGTCACAAGATTTATTGGAGAAATGTTTGGTTCTTCGTTAACATTTGGAAGCGTTGGGCAATCTTCTGCGCCAGGGCAGATAGAATCAGATGCTCTTTACGAAGCCCTACAAATAACACATAAAATTTTGAATAATAAACCAGTCTCAGAATTTTAA
- a CDS encoding VCBS repeat-containing protein, whose protein sequence is MYINYFREDKVRPQVVAYARGDVNGDKITDIVYLVGTKTPDSPFVQNITLIIKDGMTGRIAAIVLKENAGYDPTLFLGDFTGDGVKDILISIVTGGSGATMYHYIYSYVDNNSKLIFDFEVYNEEYKYLVAYKDNYKVQVVSEKNNKEYIIDISQRDKDYLNEIYDENGQLKEPLEGFVNPLSGLYPVDFDYNGVYQLLAYQKVAGRFNADALGFILNTLQWQNNNFELENQNIAIIGAGK, encoded by the coding sequence ATGTATATTAACTATTTTAGAGAAGATAAAGTGCGTCCACAAGTTGTTGCCTATGCAAGAGGGGATGTGAATGGAGATAAAATTACTGACATAGTCTACTTAGTCGGCACAAAAACGCCAGACAGTCCTTTTGTACAGAATATTACCTTAATAATAAAGGATGGAATGACAGGAAGAATTGCTGCAATAGTTCTCAAGGAAAATGCGGGCTATGACCCAACCTTGTTTTTAGGGGATTTTACAGGGGATGGAGTAAAGGATATACTTATAAGCATTGTTACTGGAGGCAGCGGGGCAACTATGTATCATTACATTTATTCTTATGTAGACAACAATTCTAAGCTGATTTTTGACTTTGAGGTGTACAACGAGGAGTATAAATATTTAGTTGCTTATAAGGATAATTATAAAGTTCAGGTTGTAAGTGAAAAAAACAATAAAGAATATATAATAGATATTTCCCAAAGAGATAAAGATTACTTAAATGAGATTTATGACGAGAACGGACAGCTAAAAGAACCTCTTGAAGGCTTTGTAAATCCATTGAGTGGTTTATATCCGGTTGATTTTGATTATAATGGCGTATATCAGTTGCTTGCATATCAAAAGGTAGCAGGAAGATTTAATGCAGATGCTCTAGGGTTTATTTTAAACACACTACAATGGCAAAACAATAATTTTGAGTTGGAAAATCAAAATATAGCTATTATAGGAGCGGGAAAATAA